Part of the Armatimonadota bacterium genome is shown below.
CCGTTCGACGAAGTGCAGCCAGGGACTCTGGGCATCCCCGGCGCCTTCTGGCGGCCGGCGAATTCCTGGTCGGTTGTCCTGATCCGATTGTCACGACTACCGGCACCAGACATCTTCAGCGACGGGCCGATCGCGCCCGAATTTGAAAGGGAAGCCAATGCGCAAATACATCATCTTGTTGGGTGCCGCGGCGCTGTTCGCCGCGCCCCGCGCGGCCCACGCCTACGTGGCGGTTCTGAACGAAACGATCGTCCGGAACGCAGATACCGACCAGAGTGGCACCGCCACAGTCGGCGATCTCTTCACTATCTCCAATGCCAGTTTCAGCGGCTACACCCCATGCCAGGGCGATCCGGTCATCGGGTTCAACAACGGCCCGAACGATCTTGGGCGCTACCTTCTCAACGTCGACGGCGTCGTCGCCTCCGTATCGCCGGATCCGCTCGTCGGGCCCAACGTACATTACGGCGGCTCTTATTTTCTGTACTATGATCAGGACGGTTCCGGCGCGTTCAGCGTTCCCGACTATCGAATCTCCTCGGGCACCATCAGCATCGACGCCCTTTTCGACACCGGCACTGGCGCGGCCACGCTCAACGGAACGCTGGACCAGATCCTCGGCCCGGAAATAACCCCGCCTTTCGCCAACCTCGGCCCTCAGGTTATTGTTTCCGGGACCTACATCCCTAACGTTGACGGCCCGCAGATTGGGAAAATCATCAACGGCACGCTCACCCGCGCCTGCCCGGTTCCCGAACCAGGCAGTCTCGTCTTCCTGGCCGGCGGTTTGCTGCCCCTCTTGGGACTGCGCCGCCGAAAATGATCTCTAGGGAGTGAACGCAGAGAGGGCTGCCCGCGAGGGCGGCCCTTTTTGTCAACGCCTGCCCGCTCATGTGACACTGCGCGTCCATGTTGCGTCCGCCGGAAGGTGAAGGCCGAAGGAGCGGGTGGCTGCAAGCGACTTCGATCTTTGTGCTCACACACGCAAGGCCGCTGGTTGTATGGAGCATGCTCCAATAGTTGCGGCGCCACCGGGATTTGGCGTGATTTGTGCAAGCCATGGGACATGCGAGGATTGTACGTGTTCCGCTAGCCGCGTGCAAACCCAGCACTGTCTCTTCGCGCGCTGATTACTTGTAAGGAAGGTGACAAAATGCGCAAGTACTTGCTTCTCCTTGTGGCTGCGGCATTCATTGCAGCCCCCAGGGCGGCTCACGCCGGCTATACGGCCGTTACTGGCGTGGATGCCGTCCTCACGCCCGACACCAATGGCAACCATATGGCGGACGTCGGCGAGACGTTCGACACGACACCCATGCCCGTTCGCGGCGGCACGTCCGGCACTTTCACAGCCTTCGCGCCGGATGGCCCGACTGATCCTCAGATCAACAATGCTGACCTTGGCCTCTATGGCTACAGCCTGATGGGCGCGGTGACCGCCGTAAACGGCACCCAGGTAACCTACAAGGGCAACTATAAGATTCAGTATTTTGATCCGAGCTCGGCGGTATTTGATGTTTCCACGGGTACATTCAGCATCGACGCCCTGTTTGACGCCAATGGCGGCGCGGCGTTGAGCGGCCTGCTCACCCAGGTCGCCGGCCCGAGCAACCCGGCCTTTGCAGACCTGAGCGAGGGCGGCCAGCTGGTGTCCTACACAGGCACATACACCCCCGTGGTCTTCGGCCGCGATGGCGTTATCAAGGGCACGCTCCGCCTGCCGGCGGGAACCGCCCCGATCCCCGAGCCCAGTAGCCTGGCGTTCCTCGCCACCGGCCTGCTGCCGTTGCTTGGCATCCGCCGCCGCAAATAAGCGTCGGCGCGTGGTGAGTACGAAACAACCGGGGCGAGACCACAAAGGTCTCGCCCCGGTTTTGTTTCGCGTATTCCTGGAGCACATCACTCGAATGCGCTGTCCTGAACCGCTTTGCACCACGTCACATAGAACCGGTGGGGCCCTGTATTCAGCGAGGCGCCGAACTGCTCCATGATCGCCCGCCCGTATCCACCTTCACCGCACGGCTTTCGGCTGTAGCGGCGGAATTGGCCGCGCCGTTCGTTGCGCACCTCAAACCCCGCGCTGTGGAGCATCAACTCCGCGTGCGATGGCCCGCCGTGTTCACGCACGTTCGCCATCGCCTCGCTGAAGACGGCCGCCGCCTCGGATCCCATATGGTTCTCAATCAGCCGGCGCACCCGCCGCACAACATGCGGACATTCCGGATCGACTGTCATTCTTGCCATCGCGACCTCCCGTTCGCGGCCGGTGTCCGATGTTTCCCGGCTCGCTCCACCCAGATTGACGTACCCGGCTGGAGGGTCGTTCTCATACAGAGAGTGGATCAGCGCTCATAGCGGCGCAGACTTCAATCCGGAGTCGTCTGAACAACGAACCTGGAGGCCGAGAGGTTCCATTTCGGGAATGTGACCCGGCGCGGACGCGATAGACGGGGCTATAGCATCTTTCGGAAGACGTGGCTGGTTCGATCGTATCCCATTCTGCCTTCATAGAAGCGATGGGCCTCGATGCGCTGGACGCCGGACGAAAGGGCGATCCTCTCGCATCCTTCGCGGCGCGCGAACTCCTCAATCCACTCCAGCAATGCCTGGCCGTGACCTTCGGAACGCCGGTCGGCGCGCGTGACGAGGTCGTACACCCAGACGTGACGCAGGTCGTAGAGATTGGTTGTCACCGCGATTCCGGCGACAGCGACGACTTCGCCGGCGTCCACCCGCGCGAATAGGCGATATCCATCCGGGCGCATGCGTTCCACGAGATCGAGGAAGGTTGCCTCGTCAAGATGCGACCGGAGCTCACGCATGACCGGCCAACACCGCCGTAGATCCGATTCAGAGATAAGTTCGACGATCTCACTCATGGCGGTTCCTCGCTATGGCGGCCGCCATCTCGTCGGCGTGTTGGGATCCCAGCAGCAGCCTTTCGCCGCTCACGAGTTCCAGCTGCACGCCGCGATTACCGCTGACGTTGTACGCCTTTCCGTTTCGCCCGAATCGCACGCCCCAGCCCCCATATTCCGCGATGGGACTATAGCGGCGGGCCGCGCATGCCCGGATTTCGGAATAGGGGATCACCCGGCCGCGAATAAACGGGAAGAAACGGACAAACAGCGCGTCATCGCGGACTTCCACACGAAGGTAGGCGGCCAGCAACAGCCAGATGACAGCTCCCAGCACCAAAAAAACGGCGATCGACGTCCAAATGAATGCGCGGTCGGAAGCGGGGTTAATGTCGAAAGTATGGCGCCAGACCAGTTGACGATAAAGGCCGGACCCGAACGGACCGATCTCGACGACCACCAGAATCACCATCATCAGCCACAGCCACGGCTGGCGGAAGCGTTGAGTTTCCTCGAAGATCATCATGCCTCCCATTACGTCGATTGATGCGCCGCGGCCCGGTCGGCGGGCAACATCGGGTGCGCGCGATGCGCGTTGGCATGAATCCCTACGCCGGGGACCGGTTTCAGTCCGGGCGATCGTCACGCGGGAAATCACCCTGCTTCGGCTTCCATTTGGGATTGAGCCGGACGAGGGGGGTGATCTTCGGCTCGAGCGGTCGCCGCCCGGATTTCCTGGCGTCCTCCGCGGCGTCGCACATGCCGCACCCGGGGCATTGGCCCGCGCGGTCGGGGTGAATGAACCCCTCGACCTCGCGCCAGAGGTGCCGCAAGACCAGAAAGGCCGCCGCTCCCACTACCAACCAGGTTATGATCTGTTGAGCCATACCGGTTTATCCGTATCCCAGGGCCCTGCCTATATGGACGACGAGGAAGGTGCCGATCCAGGCGAGACAGGACATATACGCAATCTGAAATATCGGCCACTTCCAGCCATTGGTTTCGCGGCGGACGACCGCTATCGTGCTGATACATTGCATGGCAAGGACGTAGTACACCATCACAGCGATACCCATCAGGGGCGTGAACAGGCTGCGCCCTGTGTTTGGATCAACCGCCTGGCCCATCTTTGCCTTAAGGGTTCCGCCGCCTTGTTCATTATCCTGCGCGTTGTAGATCGTCGCCATCGAGCTGACGAATACCTCGCGCGCGGCGAACGAGGTGATGAGGCTGATGCCGATGCGCCAGTCAAAACCAAGCGGCCGTATGAGCGGCTCCACGATGCGACCCGCCCGGCCCGCCAGTGAGTTCTCAACCTGCGTCGATTTGTCCACTCCGGGAGTCCGCGGGTAGGTGGAAAGGCACCACAGTACCACGCTCATGGACAGGATGACGGTGCCGGCTTTGCGCACAAACAGGCCGGTTCGCTCCAGCATCTGCAGGGCTACGGTCCGTGGCTGGGGCAGGCGGTAAGGCGGCAGTTCCATCAGGAACAGGTTGGCCTCGCCCTTCAGAAGCGTCTTTCGGAAGACCCAAGCCATCGTGAAGGCCGTGACCATTCCCAGTGCATACATGCTGAGCAGGGTGATGCCCGGCAGGCTGAATATGCCCAGGACGCGCCGGTTGGGTATGCATGCGCCGATCATGAGCGTGTACACGGGCAGGCGGGCGCTGCAACTCATCAATGGGGCGACCAGAATAGTCACGAGGCGCGCCTTGCGGTTGTCGATGGTCCGCGTTGCCATGATTCCCGGGATCGCGCACCCAAACGACGAGACAAGCGGGATGAACGACTTGCCGTGCAGGCCAACCCGGCTCATCAACCGGTCCATCAGAAACGCCGCGCGGGCCATATAGCCGGTGTCTTCAAGCAGGCCGATGAAGAAGAACAACAGAAGGATCTGAGGCAGAAACGTGAGCATCGTTCCCACGCCGCCGAACACTCCGTCCGCAATCAGATCGCGCAAGTCCCCCGGCGGCAGGTGGTTGGCGATGAAATGGCCCAGGTGGTCAACGCCGGCCCCAATCCAGTCCATAGGCGGCTGCGCCCAGGTGAAGATCGTCTGGAAAACGAACGCCATCAAGGCGAAGAAGATGATATAGCCCAGCGTTCGATGCAGAAGCAGACGGTCGACGCGATCGCTCCACGTCGTCGCGTTGCGCTGTGAGCCCTGCGTGGCGGTGCGCGCCACCGCCGATGCCCAGGCGTAGCGCGCTTCGGCTACGGACTGCCCGAAGTCGAGGCCGGATTCCTTCATCCCCGCGCACAGGCGTTCAACCGCCTCGCGGACCGGGGCGGGGCAGTCCGCACCCACGGAATCGGGGCCGCGCGAAAGGAACAACACCGCCTCGCTGAACGCCTTCGCCGGATCCGTATTGCAGTGCTTGCACACGATCTCCTGCAGATCCGCAACCGCTCGCTCCGCCTCTTCCGGCAGACGCCACTGGCGCGGCGGCGGAGTTACAAGGCCCTTGCCCGAAAGCGACTGGCGCAACCCATCCAACCCGTGGCGCCTCGGGATAACGACCGAACGCACCGGCACACCCAGCGCGCGTTCAAGCCGGCCCGCGTCAACCACCAGGCCGCTCTTCTTCGCCACGTCCGTCATCGTCAGAGCCACCATCACCGGCAGGCCAAGGTCCAGCAACTGGCACGTGAGCAAGAGGTTGCGCTCCAGGCTGTTGGCGTCCACAACGTTGATGATCGCGTCCGGGCGCTCTGTATCGGACCGCCTTCCAAGCACGATGTCCCGGGCGATCGCCTCATCCGGTGACTGCGGGTTCATGCTGTAAAGCCCCGGCAGATCCAGCAGGTGAACGCGGCGCCCGCCGACTTCCAGGTTGGCTTCCTTCTTCTCCACGGTCACGCCGGGGTAGTTGCCAACCTTCTGCCGCAGGCCGGTGAGCGCGTTGAAGAGCGTGGTCTTTCCGCTGTTCGGGTTGCCGGTCATCGCGTAGGTGATCGGGGCGCGCGAAGTTGCGGTTTCGGGGACGCTTCGTGGGCAGTGGGGATCGAGGCACAGCCCGTTCTCGACCGGGCAGTTGTGGGAACAGGCCCCGGGATGCACCTTCACGGCGTCTGCCTCGCGGCGGCGCAGGCTGAGGCGATATCCCCTCACCTTCACGTCCACGGGATCTCCCATGGGCGCGAACCTCACCAACTCCACTTCGGTGCCGGCGGTCAGGCCGAGGTCCAACAGCCTCTCCCGAGCGCGCCCGGGGGACAGGGAGACGATCTGCCCGACATCGCCGGGCTTCAATTGGGTGAGGGGTAT
Proteins encoded:
- a CDS encoding GNAT family N-acetyltransferase; the protein is MSEIVELISESDLRRCWPVMRELRSHLDEATFLDLVERMRPDGYRLFARVDAGEVVAVAGIAVTTNLYDLRHVWVYDLVTRADRRSEGHGQALLEWIEEFARREGCERIALSSGVQRIEAHRFYEGRMGYDRTSHVFRKML
- the feoB gene encoding ferrous iron transport protein B, whose translation is MEHDTTDIAAAVDANETGAPPNASCPLRPGLVGGCPHVPVLLEKTIPLTQLKPGDVGQIVSLSPGRARERLLDLGLTAGTEVELVRFAPMGDPVDVKVRGYRLSLRRREADAVKVHPGACSHNCPVENGLCLDPHCPRSVPETATSRAPITYAMTGNPNSGKTTLFNALTGLRQKVGNYPGVTVEKKEANLEVGGRRVHLLDLPGLYSMNPQSPDEAIARDIVLGRRSDTERPDAIINVVDANSLERNLLLTCQLLDLGLPVMVALTMTDVAKKSGLVVDAGRLERALGVPVRSVVIPRRHGLDGLRQSLSGKGLVTPPPRQWRLPEEAERAVADLQEIVCKHCNTDPAKAFSEAVLFLSRGPDSVGADCPAPVREAVERLCAGMKESGLDFGQSVAEARYAWASAVARTATQGSQRNATTWSDRVDRLLLHRTLGYIIFFALMAFVFQTIFTWAQPPMDWIGAGVDHLGHFIANHLPPGDLRDLIADGVFGGVGTMLTFLPQILLLFFFIGLLEDTGYMARAAFLMDRLMSRVGLHGKSFIPLVSSFGCAIPGIMATRTIDNRKARLVTILVAPLMSCSARLPVYTLMIGACIPNRRVLGIFSLPGITLLSMYALGMVTAFTMAWVFRKTLLKGEANLFLMELPPYRLPQPRTVALQMLERTGLFVRKAGTVILSMSVVLWCLSTYPRTPGVDKSTQVENSLAGRAGRIVEPLIRPLGFDWRIGISLITSFAAREVFVSSMATIYNAQDNEQGGGTLKAKMGQAVDPNTGRSLFTPLMGIAVMVYYVLAMQCISTIAVVRRETNGWKWPIFQIAYMSCLAWIGTFLVVHIGRALGYG